One genomic segment of Deinococcus cellulosilyticus NBRC 106333 = KACC 11606 includes these proteins:
- a CDS encoding DUF4142 domain-containing protein, translating into MKGTSRFIVGLTLTVSLLTCVALAQTTPEQPTPPPAEQPVTPPADPPMDMPADPAAPATPAPTSSDMSTTMMDQVDMSKTFTMTDKNFAIKMHTGNNYEIAAAQIALTKSSSAAVKAFAQQMITDHTSMDQLLMNAVRSIKPEHMVPGLLTPKQQLMLDRLNAATVDFDAEYKAQMIESHQETLDLLQMFIDSKYGNTVLKGVAQGAVPVVTMHLQMAQGLVL; encoded by the coding sequence ATGAAAGGTACATCCCGTTTTATTGTGGGTCTGACATTGACAGTTTCTCTGCTGACCTGTGTTGCTCTGGCGCAAACCACACCTGAGCAGCCCACACCACCTCCTGCTGAACAGCCTGTGACCCCTCCTGCAGACCCACCGATGGACATGCCTGCAGATCCAGCGGCCCCTGCCACACCGGCCCCCACCAGTTCGGACATGAGCACCACCATGATGGATCAGGTGGACATGAGCAAGACGTTCACCATGACCGACAAGAACTTTGCCATCAAGATGCACACAGGCAACAACTACGAAATTGCTGCAGCCCAGATTGCCCTGACCAAATCCAGCTCTGCTGCTGTCAAGGCTTTTGCGCAGCAGATGATCACCGACCACACCAGCATGGACCAGCTCCTGATGAATGCTGTCCGGTCCATCAAGCCTGAGCACATGGTGCCAGGTCTGCTGACCCCCAAACAGCAGTTGATGCTGGACCGCCTGAACGCTGCCACTGTGGATTTTGATGCTGAATACAAGGCACAGATGATTGAGAGCCACCAGGAAACCCTGGACCTGCTGCAGATGTTCATCGACAGCAAGTATGGAAACACTGTGCTGAAAGGTGTTGCTCAGGGGGCAGTGCCCGTGGTGACCATGCACCTCCAGATGGCCCAGGGTCTGGTCCTCTGA